The following coding sequences lie in one Mesorhizobium sp. NZP2298 genomic window:
- the radC gene encoding RadC family protein: MGKANDDDERSFFSEVPVRPAAKAKPAPAEKPHYLGHRDRLRERFVSAGPDALPDYELLELLLFRLIPRADTKPAAKALLTRFGTLAEVLGAPVNLLQEVKGIGPAVALDLKIVAATAQRMAHGEVHGREVLSSWTQLLAYCRSAMAFEAREQFRILFLDKKNALIADEVQQTGTVDHTPVYPREVVKRALDLSATAIILVHNHPSGDPTPSRADIEMTKEIIEAGKRLGIAVHDHIIIGRKGYASMKGLLLI, encoded by the coding sequence ATGGGGAAAGCCAACGACGACGACGAGCGGAGTTTCTTCTCCGAGGTACCGGTTCGGCCGGCGGCGAAGGCAAAGCCGGCTCCAGCCGAAAAACCGCATTATCTCGGCCATCGCGATCGCTTGCGCGAGCGCTTCGTCTCAGCGGGTCCGGACGCCCTGCCCGATTATGAACTTCTGGAGCTCCTGCTCTTCCGGCTGATCCCGCGCGCCGACACCAAGCCGGCCGCCAAGGCGTTGCTCACGCGCTTCGGTACATTGGCCGAGGTGCTTGGTGCGCCCGTCAACCTGCTGCAGGAAGTCAAGGGCATCGGTCCGGCGGTGGCGCTCGACCTGAAAATCGTCGCGGCGACAGCACAGCGCATGGCGCATGGCGAGGTCCATGGCCGCGAAGTCCTGTCGTCCTGGACGCAGCTTCTCGCCTATTGCCGCTCTGCCATGGCCTTCGAGGCGCGCGAACAGTTCCGCATCCTGTTCCTCGACAAGAAGAACGCGCTGATTGCCGACGAGGTGCAGCAGACCGGCACTGTCGACCATACGCCCGTCTATCCCAGGGAAGTGGTCAAGCGTGCGCTCGACCTCTCGGCCACCGCGATCATCCTGGTGCACAACCATCCGTCGGGCGACCCGACGCCGTCGCGCGCCGATATCGAGATGACGAAAGAGATCATCGAAGCGGGCAAACGGCTGGGTATCGCCGTGCATGACCACATCATCATCGGGCGCAAGGGATATGCCAGCATGAAGGGCCTGCTTCTGATCTGA
- a CDS encoding ABC transporter permease produces the protein MSTNSTTEPGRFSRRLTPRTVALEYSSWILLAVLIIIGTSVSPLFLTPENFVDILYQSSIIGVLAIGQFLVILTGGIDLGVGSVLALSAVVGALGVTVGGVPLGIAGSLVVCGTLGGLTGAVVALGRMPPFIVTFGTLAIARGLALTLTSGGPVNLADPAFFAIGNGYWPQVIWAAVIVAGYVLLARLPVGRHIYATGGNEDSARVSGINTTRILVLVYGLSAVCAAIGGLIFTARSTVALPTYGQGYELQAIAACVLGGTDLFGGTGKLAGVVIGVIILTMLGNILTLTGVNPFWNFIAIGAALWISVTFRSRLMVSR, from the coding sequence ATGAGCACGAACTCGACCACCGAGCCCGGCCGCTTCAGCCGCCGGCTGACGCCGAGGACGGTCGCGCTGGAGTACAGCTCCTGGATACTGCTGGCAGTGCTGATCATCATCGGCACTTCGGTCAGCCCGCTGTTCCTTACGCCTGAGAATTTCGTCGACATCCTCTACCAGTCGTCGATCATCGGCGTGCTTGCGATCGGTCAGTTCCTCGTCATTCTCACCGGCGGCATCGATCTCGGCGTCGGCTCGGTCTTGGCGCTGTCTGCGGTGGTCGGCGCTCTTGGGGTTACCGTCGGCGGCGTTCCCTTGGGGATTGCCGGCAGCCTCGTCGTCTGCGGCACGTTGGGTGGGCTGACCGGAGCGGTGGTTGCACTCGGCCGCATGCCGCCCTTCATCGTCACCTTCGGCACGCTCGCCATCGCGCGTGGACTGGCTCTGACACTTACCAGCGGCGGGCCGGTCAACCTGGCCGATCCGGCATTCTTCGCCATAGGCAACGGTTATTGGCCGCAGGTCATCTGGGCCGCTGTCATTGTCGCTGGCTATGTGTTGCTGGCGCGACTGCCGGTTGGCCGCCACATCTATGCGACCGGCGGCAATGAGGACTCGGCGCGTGTATCGGGCATCAATACCACTCGCATCCTGGTGCTTGTCTACGGTTTGTCCGCGGTCTGTGCGGCTATTGGTGGCCTGATATTCACGGCCCGCTCCACAGTGGCGCTGCCCACTTACGGTCAGGGCTACGAATTGCAGGCGATCGCCGCCTGCGTCCTTGGCGGCACCGATCTGTTCGGCGGCACCGGCAAGCTGGCCGGCGTGGTTATCGGCGTGATCATCCTGACGATGCTCGGCAATATCCTGACGCTCACCGGGGTCAACCCATTTTGGAATTTCATCGCCATTGGCGCCGCGCTCTGGATATCGGTGACCTTCCGCTCGCGGCTCATGGTGTCGCGCTGA
- a CDS encoding SMP-30/gluconolactonase/LRE family protein translates to MGNVRLVEPTANRCGEAATWCAAENALYWCDIGRFLVHRYDESSASVRSWEFPETVVALAPTTRNGVMLVTLGSRLVLWRPKDHSIEPLPMTLPGYPRVRFNDGRADPQGRFWVGSMENNILENGDLDFEVEANWTTPGLGTLFRIEASGASTAMRTEIGISNTVCWSPDGNTFYFGDTTANEIRAFDFDGSTGAIGNGRVFFAGFERGRPDGSIVDSEGYLWNCRFGGSCVVRVSPDGKIDRIVEMPCTDVTTCTFGGADFKTLYITTAMMRLHRGERLAGALFALDTDIAGLPERSFRPAN, encoded by the coding sequence ATGGGGAATGTGAGGCTGGTCGAACCAACTGCGAACCGCTGCGGCGAGGCCGCGACGTGGTGTGCGGCCGAGAACGCGCTCTACTGGTGCGATATCGGCCGATTCCTGGTCCACCGCTACGATGAGTCGAGCGCTAGCGTCCGGTCCTGGGAGTTTCCCGAGACGGTGGTCGCCCTTGCCCCGACCACGCGCAATGGCGTGATGCTGGTGACGCTTGGCAGCCGGCTGGTTCTATGGCGGCCAAAAGACCATTCCATCGAGCCTCTTCCTATGACCCTACCTGGCTATCCCAGAGTCAGGTTCAACGACGGGCGCGCCGATCCCCAAGGCCGCTTCTGGGTGGGCTCGATGGAGAACAACATCCTGGAAAATGGCGACCTCGATTTCGAGGTCGAGGCCAATTGGACGACACCGGGACTGGGCACGCTCTTTCGCATCGAGGCGTCCGGCGCCAGCACCGCCATGAGAACCGAGATCGGGATTTCCAATACCGTCTGCTGGAGCCCGGATGGCAACACCTTCTATTTCGGCGACACCACCGCCAACGAAATCCGCGCCTTTGATTTCGACGGATCAACCGGAGCGATCGGCAATGGCCGCGTCTTCTTCGCCGGCTTCGAGCGCGGCAGGCCGGACGGCTCGATCGTCGATAGCGAGGGCTATCTGTGGAATTGTCGTTTTGGCGGCAGCTGTGTCGTGCGCGTGTCTCCGGATGGAAAGATCGACCGCATCGTCGAGATGCCTTGCACCGACGTGACGACATGCACCTTCGGCGGCGCCGACTTCAAGACGCTCTACATCACCACCGCGATGATGCGGCTGCACAGGGGCGAACGGCTGGCCGGCGCGCTCTTTGCCCTCGACACCGACATCGCCGGGCTGCCCGAGCGCAGCTTCCGGCCGGCCAACTGA
- a CDS encoding sugar ABC transporter ATP-binding protein, whose product MEPLLEARNLTKAYPGTVALRDVSFDLLSGEVHCLIGENGAGKSTLIKILAGAVIQDTGDILIEGNSVRRTQVRERRDLGISVIYQDLNLVPQLTVAENIYLGHEPRTTFGGVDVKKMRAMSRELIEMLGVEFPVDAQVGDLPIPLQQLTATARALSLNGKVLIMDEPSTVLSGKDLDVLFDVVRRLRQRGIGIIYISHHLEEVFALGDRVTVLRDGQFVATKPVSETSKDDLIRMMVGRSLGDLNKPMGGRSVGEEVLRVERLTRGRVLRNISFSLRKGEVLGIAGLVGAGRTELARAIVGLDHFDSGDIYFEGKARRIKGPSQAVAMGISLVPEDRKAEGLVSVLSIRANASLSVLPRMTRFGFIRFRALRERIDRLAKRMAIKAPRLDMRVSGLSGGNQQKVVLAKCLATDCKVLILDEPTRGVDVGAKVEIYKLVDDLVVSGMAILLISSELPEILSLSDRILVMSEGRIAAELDGRTATQEELMSHAVPSSSRNEPEKAA is encoded by the coding sequence GTGGAGCCTCTGCTCGAAGCCCGAAATCTGACCAAGGCCTATCCCGGCACGGTCGCCTTGCGAGACGTATCGTTCGATCTGCTCAGCGGCGAGGTTCACTGCCTGATCGGCGAAAATGGCGCCGGCAAATCAACGCTCATAAAAATCCTCGCCGGCGCGGTGATCCAGGATACCGGGGATATCCTCATCGAGGGCAATTCGGTCCGCCGCACGCAGGTGCGCGAACGGCGGGACCTCGGCATCAGCGTGATCTACCAGGATCTCAACCTCGTGCCGCAGTTGACCGTCGCCGAGAACATCTATCTCGGCCATGAGCCGCGCACGACCTTTGGAGGCGTCGACGTCAAGAAGATGCGTGCCATGTCGCGCGAACTCATCGAGATGCTTGGCGTCGAGTTTCCGGTCGACGCCCAAGTCGGCGACCTGCCCATCCCACTGCAGCAGCTGACCGCCACCGCGCGTGCGCTGTCGCTGAATGGCAAGGTGCTGATCATGGACGAGCCGTCGACGGTTCTCTCAGGCAAGGATCTCGACGTGCTGTTCGATGTGGTGCGGCGGTTGCGCCAGCGCGGCATCGGCATCATCTATATCTCTCATCATCTGGAAGAGGTTTTTGCGCTTGGCGACCGGGTCACGGTGCTGCGCGACGGTCAGTTCGTTGCCACCAAGCCGGTGAGCGAGACCAGCAAGGACGATCTGATTCGCATGATGGTCGGCCGTTCGCTCGGCGACCTGAACAAGCCGATGGGCGGTCGTAGCGTGGGTGAGGAGGTGCTCAGGGTCGAGCGCCTGACCCGAGGACGCGTGCTGCGAAACATCTCGTTCTCACTGCGCAAGGGCGAAGTGCTGGGCATTGCCGGCCTTGTCGGGGCAGGGCGGACGGAACTGGCGCGTGCCATCGTCGGGCTCGACCATTTCGATAGCGGCGACATCTACTTCGAGGGCAAGGCGCGCCGCATCAAGGGGCCGAGCCAGGCAGTGGCGATGGGTATCAGTCTCGTTCCCGAGGACCGCAAGGCCGAGGGTCTGGTCTCGGTGCTCAGCATTCGAGCGAATGCCTCGCTCAGCGTGCTGCCACGCATGACCCGCTTCGGCTTCATCCGCTTCCGTGCCTTGCGCGAACGCATCGACCGGCTCGCCAAGCGCATGGCGATCAAGGCGCCGCGCCTCGACATGCGGGTGTCCGGGCTCAGCGGCGGCAACCAGCAGAAGGTCGTCCTGGCCAAGTGCCTCGCCACCGATTGCAAGGTGCTGATCCTCGACGAGCCGACCCGTGGCGTCGATGTCGGGGCGAAGGTCGAGATCTACAAACTGGTCGACGATCTTGTCGTCTCCGGCATGGCGATCCTGCTGATCTCGTCCGAGCTGCCCGAGATCCTGTCGCTCAGCGACCGCATCCTGGTGATGTCGGAGGGCCGCATCGCGGCGGAACTCGACGGTCGCACGGCCACCCAGGAAGAGCTGATGTCGCATGCGGTTCCCAGTTCAAGCCGCAACGAACCGGAAAAGGCCGCGTGA
- a CDS encoding substrate-binding domain-containing protein gives MQSTIRLNLTAMMMASVAIFATTATALSQEKPLIAFAQEGLYNSWRTANNDSILAEAEKAGYKIQWVQAEGDQSKQVAQVQDLLKLKPKVLIVEPAEQQAATPIAALADAAGVPLIVADRGLGVPPGKGQYKILIEVDWKAVGVELGKSAVEALKLRKGSPAGNIVELVGTVGSTPQIGMDEGFKSVISAHPDIKIIATQDGHNERGPGLTIMENFLTAHPAGQIDLVWAQNDEMAIGALKAIQAAGRDELLGGILSKDGQLEAVKEVAAGNFAADCTNTPYFGPIIMPYVADLLAGKEIPAHPPKPFICINSLTDAAKKEAQDLLAQMQDQKMAFAPK, from the coding sequence ATGCAATCGACGATCCGTCTCAATCTCACGGCCATGATGATGGCTAGCGTTGCAATTTTTGCAACTACTGCAACGGCGCTGTCTCAGGAGAAGCCACTTATCGCCTTTGCGCAGGAAGGGCTCTACAACAGCTGGCGCACCGCCAACAACGACAGCATTCTCGCCGAGGCCGAGAAGGCAGGCTACAAGATCCAGTGGGTGCAGGCCGAAGGCGACCAATCCAAGCAGGTCGCACAGGTTCAGGACTTGCTTAAGCTGAAACCCAAGGTGCTGATCGTGGAGCCCGCCGAACAGCAGGCGGCCACTCCAATCGCCGCTCTTGCCGACGCTGCCGGCGTGCCGCTAATCGTGGCGGACCGTGGGCTTGGCGTGCCGCCTGGCAAAGGCCAGTACAAGATCCTGATCGAAGTCGACTGGAAGGCGGTCGGCGTTGAACTCGGCAAGTCCGCGGTCGAGGCTTTGAAGCTGCGCAAGGGATCACCCGCCGGCAACATCGTGGAGCTGGTCGGCACCGTCGGCTCGACGCCGCAGATCGGCATGGACGAAGGCTTCAAGTCGGTCATCTCCGCCCACCCGGACATCAAGATCATCGCGACGCAGGACGGGCATAACGAACGTGGCCCGGGCCTGACGATCATGGAGAACTTCCTGACCGCGCATCCCGCCGGCCAGATCGACCTCGTCTGGGCTCAGAACGATGAGATGGCGATTGGTGCGCTGAAGGCCATTCAGGCGGCCGGCCGCGACGAACTGCTGGGCGGCATTCTGAGCAAGGACGGCCAGCTTGAGGCGGTGAAGGAAGTCGCCGCGGGCAATTTTGCCGCCGACTGCACCAACACTCCCTATTTCGGGCCGATCATCATGCCGTATGTGGCTGATCTGCTCGCCGGCAAGGAGATCCCGGCGCATCCGCCGAAGCCGTTCATCTGCATCAACAGCCTGACCGACGCCGCCAAGAAGGAGGCCCAGGACCTGCTGGCCCAGATGCAAGATCAGAAGATGGCATTCGCGCCGAAGTGA
- the iolB gene encoding 5-deoxy-glucuronate isomerase, whose amino-acid sequence MPNLLVKPNRSGPDGQVHDVSPASAQWRYVGFDVYDLAASKTLKRSTGDREALLVFVSGLGSVQAGSYSFPAVGGRLTPFDDAPFSVYLPPRTEFIVTASSQLELAVCSAPAVGKYTPRLIRADEVEKITRGTGTNTRYVCNILPETAEAESLLVVESVTPGGHWSSYPPHKHDTDNLPNESALEETYYHRLSPPQGYGFQRVYTDDRSLDETMAVYDRDVVLVPKGYHPVSSPYGFNLYYLNVMAGPKRIWRFHNERSHEFLVA is encoded by the coding sequence ATGCCGAATTTGCTTGTCAAACCGAACCGCTCCGGCCCCGACGGGCAGGTTCATGACGTGTCCCCGGCATCCGCCCAATGGCGCTATGTCGGGTTCGATGTCTACGACCTTGCCGCCAGCAAGACGCTCAAGCGATCGACGGGTGATCGCGAGGCGCTGCTTGTATTTGTCAGTGGCCTCGGGTCGGTGCAGGCGGGTTCATACAGTTTCCCGGCGGTGGGTGGGCGCCTCACGCCTTTCGACGATGCACCGTTCTCGGTCTACCTCCCTCCGAGAACCGAGTTCATCGTCACGGCGTCGAGCCAGCTGGAACTGGCCGTGTGCAGCGCACCCGCCGTCGGGAAATACACGCCGCGGCTGATCCGGGCCGATGAGGTCGAGAAGATCACCCGCGGAACCGGTACGAACACACGCTATGTCTGCAACATCTTGCCGGAGACGGCTGAAGCCGAAAGCCTGCTGGTGGTGGAATCGGTGACGCCCGGGGGGCATTGGTCGAGCTACCCGCCGCACAAGCACGATACCGACAATCTGCCCAATGAGAGCGCTCTGGAGGAAACCTACTATCATCGCCTCTCGCCGCCGCAGGGCTATGGATTCCAGCGTGTCTATACAGACGACCGTTCCCTCGATGAAACCATGGCTGTGTATGATCGGGATGTGGTCCTTGTTCCAAAAGGTTATCACCCGGTATCGTCACCGTATGGTTTCAATCTTTACTATCTCAACGTCATGGCTGGACCGAAACGGATTTGGCGCTTTCACAATGAACGGTCGCATGAGTTTCTGGTCGCATAA
- the araD gene encoding L-arabinonate dehydratase — protein sequence MTKAAADLRSARWFAPDDLRSFGHRSRMMQMGYGEADWGGRPVIAILNTWSDANPCHAHFKHRVEDVKRGVLQAGGFPMELPVQSLSETLVKPTTMLYRNLLAMEAEELLRSHPADGAVLMGGCDKTTPGLVMGAISAGLPMIFLPAGPMLRGNYRGEALGSGSDAWKYWDERRAGKLTAEAWAGVEGGIARSYGHCMTMGTASTMTAIAEAMGLTLPGASSIPAADSNHIRMAAAVGRRAVEMVWEDLTPAKIITASSVANAVVVAMATGCSTNAVIHLIAMARRAGVPLTLDDLDAISRTTPVVANIRPSGKTYLMEDFFYAGGLRALMAQLGDKLDRSALTVSGHSLGETLEDAEVINSDVIRSLDNPVYHEGALAVLRGNLAPDGCVIKPSACAPHLLVHEGRAVVFDSYPDMKAGVEDLDFDWQADDVVVLRNAGPQGGPGMPEWGMLPIPAKLIKAGIRDMVRISDARMSGTSYGACILHVAPEAHIGGPLAALRTGDRILLDVPNRTLNAVLGDAEIASRLSSLPARPAPYGRGYGWLFARHISQANDGCDFDFLQTGFGPAVPEPQIF from the coding sequence ATGACAAAAGCAGCCGCCGACCTTAGAAGCGCACGCTGGTTCGCGCCCGACGATCTCAGGTCTTTCGGCCATCGCTCACGCATGATGCAGATGGGCTATGGTGAAGCCGACTGGGGCGGCAGGCCGGTCATTGCAATCCTCAACACATGGTCCGACGCCAACCCGTGCCATGCCCATTTCAAGCATCGCGTCGAAGACGTGAAGCGTGGGGTGCTGCAAGCGGGCGGATTCCCCATGGAGCTTCCGGTGCAGTCGCTGTCGGAAACCCTCGTCAAGCCGACCACCATGCTCTACCGCAATCTCCTCGCCATGGAGGCGGAGGAGCTGTTGCGTTCACATCCGGCCGACGGCGCGGTGCTGATGGGCGGTTGCGACAAGACCACGCCGGGTCTTGTGATGGGCGCCATCAGCGCCGGACTGCCGATGATCTTTCTGCCGGCTGGGCCCATGCTTCGCGGCAACTATCGCGGCGAAGCGCTGGGCAGCGGCTCCGATGCCTGGAAATACTGGGACGAGCGGCGTGCCGGCAAGCTTACCGCCGAGGCATGGGCCGGCGTCGAAGGCGGCATCGCCCGCTCCTACGGCCATTGCATGACCATGGGCACCGCCTCGACCATGACAGCGATCGCTGAAGCCATGGGGCTGACGCTGCCTGGTGCGAGTTCCATTCCGGCGGCCGATTCCAACCACATCCGCATGGCAGCGGCAGTTGGCCGCCGAGCGGTCGAGATGGTCTGGGAGGACTTGACGCCAGCGAAGATTATCACCGCCAGCTCAGTTGCCAACGCCGTCGTCGTTGCAATGGCGACCGGCTGCTCGACCAACGCGGTGATCCATCTGATTGCCATGGCCCGTCGCGCCGGTGTGCCTTTGACGCTTGACGACCTCGACGCCATCAGCCGAACCACACCGGTCGTCGCCAACATCCGGCCGAGCGGCAAGACCTACCTCATGGAAGATTTTTTCTATGCCGGCGGCCTCCGGGCGCTGATGGCCCAGTTGGGCGACAAACTCGACCGGTCCGCCCTCACAGTGTCCGGACACTCGCTCGGCGAAACGCTTGAGGATGCGGAAGTGATCAATTCCGACGTCATTCGCAGCCTCGACAATCCGGTCTACCACGAGGGCGCGCTTGCCGTGTTGCGCGGCAATCTGGCGCCCGACGGCTGCGTCATCAAGCCATCCGCCTGTGCGCCGCATCTTCTCGTTCACGAGGGCCGTGCCGTGGTCTTCGATAGCTATCCGGACATGAAGGCCGGTGTGGAAGATCTCGACTTCGACTGGCAGGCCGATGACGTGGTGGTGTTGCGCAACGCCGGACCGCAAGGTGGGCCAGGCATGCCGGAATGGGGGATGCTGCCTATACCCGCCAAGCTGATCAAAGCAGGCATCCGCGACATGGTACGCATTTCCGACGCCCGGATGAGCGGCACCAGCTATGGCGCCTGTATCCTCCATGTCGCGCCGGAAGCGCATATTGGCGGTCCGCTTGCCGCGCTGCGGACCGGCGACCGCATCTTGCTCGATGTACCAAACCGGACGCTGAACGCAGTGCTTGGCGACGCCGAGATTGCATCGCGGCTATCCAGCCTGCCTGCCAGACCCGCTCCCTACGGGCGCGGCTATGGCTGGCTCTTCGCCCGCCATATCTCCCAGGCCAATGATGGCTGCGACTTCGATTTTCTTCAAACCGGCTTCGGCCCTGCCGTGCCCGAACCGCAGATTTTCTAG
- a CDS encoding ABC transporter permease has translation MTQTDTVEPSAHRESPFRRLLGVRSLIVLLLVILLVAAQIASGGTFMQPRNLLNILAQNSITGTLAIGQTIVILSGGIDLSLGSITALSSIVTLSLQDHGPLVARLGGLGVGLGCGAINGLLVVVGRVPPFIATLGMMQAALGMTYIVSNGYPIYETDHMALVFGLDKIGPVPLIIFLWLFVALVAWVLLALTRFGASVYAIGGNERTAISSGIKVGQVKFFIYVIAGLCASVAGIISINRLGYSQPTIGASFTLDSIAPVVLGGTSLLGGVGGVISTLGGVLVSGVLNNLMVLLGVNIYVEQIVQGAIILAFVFLFIRFQRR, from the coding sequence ATGACCCAGACCGATACTGTTGAACCCTCCGCGCACAGGGAGAGCCCTTTTCGCCGCCTGCTCGGTGTGCGCAGCCTGATTGTGCTGCTTCTCGTGATCCTGCTGGTGGCAGCACAGATCGCCTCGGGCGGCACGTTCATGCAGCCGCGCAACCTGCTCAACATCCTGGCACAGAACAGCATTACCGGCACGCTCGCCATTGGGCAGACGATCGTCATCCTGAGCGGCGGCATCGATCTGTCGCTGGGGTCGATAACCGCGCTGAGTTCGATTGTCACGCTCTCGCTGCAGGATCATGGACCGCTCGTGGCGCGTCTTGGCGGGCTTGGCGTCGGCCTCGGCTGCGGCGCGATCAACGGGCTGTTGGTGGTGGTCGGCCGCGTGCCCCCTTTCATCGCCACTTTGGGCATGATGCAGGCAGCGCTCGGCATGACCTACATCGTCTCCAACGGCTATCCGATCTATGAGACCGATCACATGGCGCTGGTCTTCGGCCTCGACAAGATCGGGCCGGTGCCGCTCATCATCTTCCTTTGGCTGTTCGTTGCGCTGGTTGCCTGGGTACTGCTCGCGCTCACGCGCTTCGGCGCCAGCGTCTACGCCATCGGCGGCAATGAACGGACCGCGATCAGCTCCGGCATCAAGGTCGGCCAGGTCAAGTTCTTCATCTACGTTATTGCCGGTCTCTGCGCCTCGGTGGCCGGCATCATCTCGATCAACCGGCTGGGCTACAGCCAGCCGACCATCGGCGCCTCGTTTACCCTGGACTCGATCGCACCGGTGGTGCTTGGCGGCACCAGCCTGCTGGGTGGTGTCGGCGGGGTGATCTCGACGCTCGGCGGCGTGCTCGTATCTGGCGTGCTGAACAATCTGATGGTGCTGCTTGGCGTCAATATTTACGTCGAACAGATCGTGCAGGGTGCGATAATTCTCGCCTTCGTCTTCCTCTTCATCCGCTTCCAGCGACGATGA
- a CDS encoding LacI family DNA-binding transcriptional regulator, translating to MKRLAPLAEIAAQVGVSTATVSRALKRPDLVREETRVAIVSAARKAGYVGADEMLMGKSGKGVIGLVVPDIENPFFSVLTKSVLQELRRSGVSLIVADTNEESVDEGEIITTMLPRVDGVIVASSRLGDSEISELVTGKPVVLINRELQGVSSIVIDYSTGSRQAVEHLAALGHRHIAYAEGPSTSWSNTQRRKSFEAAMADLKLEAQIFGPYTPKFDGGVQAADIAVARGVTAIVAYNDLMAFGIMSRLASRGIRVPDQMSVVGFDDVPEASIWSPALSTVTVSIGASGRLAALALLRAIAGKDRDAGSRRIMSQLVVRGSTAGIGAADK from the coding sequence ATGAAACGCCTGGCTCCCCTGGCCGAGATTGCAGCGCAGGTCGGTGTTTCCACTGCGACTGTCTCGCGCGCGCTCAAACGTCCCGACCTGGTGCGTGAAGAGACGCGGGTGGCTATTGTCTCGGCGGCCAGGAAGGCCGGCTATGTCGGTGCTGACGAGATGCTGATGGGCAAATCCGGCAAGGGCGTCATCGGCCTTGTCGTGCCCGACATCGAGAATCCATTCTTTTCCGTCTTAACGAAATCAGTCTTGCAGGAGCTTCGCCGCAGCGGCGTCAGTCTTATCGTGGCCGATACCAACGAGGAGTCGGTCGACGAAGGCGAGATCATCACAACCATGCTGCCGCGCGTGGATGGGGTGATCGTTGCCTCGTCGCGTCTTGGCGACAGCGAGATCAGCGAACTTGTGACTGGCAAACCCGTTGTCCTGATCAACCGTGAGCTGCAAGGGGTCTCCTCGATCGTCATCGACTACAGCACCGGCAGCCGACAGGCGGTCGAACATCTTGCAGCGCTTGGACATCGCCATATCGCTTACGCTGAAGGCCCTTCTACATCATGGTCCAACACGCAAAGACGCAAGAGTTTTGAAGCCGCGATGGCCGATCTCAAGCTTGAGGCCCAGATATTCGGTCCCTACACGCCGAAATTCGATGGCGGCGTCCAGGCGGCCGACATCGCTGTCGCGCGCGGCGTGACGGCGATCGTCGCCTACAATGACCTGATGGCATTCGGCATCATGTCGCGGCTGGCCAGCCGCGGCATTCGTGTGCCGGATCAAATGAGTGTGGTGGGCTTCGACGATGTGCCCGAGGCCTCGATATGGTCGCCCGCGCTCTCGACCGTCACCGTCTCGATCGGGGCAAGCGGCAGGCTTGCGGCCCTGGCGCTGCTGCGGGCCATTGCCGGAAAGGATCGCGACGCCGGCAGCCGCCGCATCATGAGCCAGCTGGTCGTGCGCGGTTCGACGGCCGGCATTGGCGCGGCGGACAAGTAA
- a CDS encoding GlcG/HbpS family heme-binding protein, which produces MIAKAHQRAAEIGIQVAAAVVDSGGNPVAFERMDGTQLASLTIAAGKAYTAISWQRPSGELWPIAQPGADGFGINSIDQRFVLSPGGLPVRRDETIIGAIGVSGGTGEQDEDCARAALQ; this is translated from the coding sequence ATGATCGCGAAGGCCCACCAACGCGCTGCCGAAATCGGTATCCAAGTGGCGGCGGCGGTGGTGGATTCGGGCGGCAATCCGGTGGCGTTCGAACGGATGGACGGAACGCAACTGGCATCGCTGACGATCGCGGCCGGCAAGGCCTACACCGCCATCTCCTGGCAGCGGCCCAGCGGCGAGTTGTGGCCGATCGCCCAGCCCGGCGCCGACGGGTTCGGCATCAACAGCATCGATCAACGCTTCGTGCTCTCGCCCGGCGGACTGCCGGTCAGGCGGGACGAGACGATCATCGGCGCCATCGGTGTCAGCGGCGGCACAGGCGAACAGGACGAAGACTGCGCCCGCGCGGCGCTCCAATAG